The Scleropages formosus chromosome 3, fSclFor1.1, whole genome shotgun sequence genome contains the following window.
TCCCATCAATATTCAGTCAGCTTAGAAAAAGTCAGAACCAGAAACCCATGTTTACCCCCAAAATGGGGAGTGTTGGGACTCATCTTTTTTCAGATAATTTGATGTTCTTTGGAATCTCAATAatgaggcacaataaagcttaaaaatttttattacttttccaTACAATCTTAGGTCATGTTTTCCATCATAGATGTCGGATTCATACAATTTGTGgataaaactgtaaataaaatcaaCATGTGAATTTCATGCAAAATTTTAATCACCACTCTTGgcattttcagaataaatacctGCAATaggtaaacagtaaaaattgtctTGTGGGAAATTTGAATGCTCAATTTCAACaaggaaatgtatgaaaatgtaagaGCTAAAAATCTCAGCAATATTCATTTTATCCttacaataaacagaaaaaaaacttactttttaaaatttaaaaaaaaacgttgtTGATTGTGCTTTTCTCTTAAAGAATTTTGATTGACATACATCAAGAACAATTTATGGTatacaatttgtgtaatttGACTGCTACATGTAGAGTACATAAAAGACTCAAGTTCTCCACTAATTGAGCCTTAAATTCACACTGTGGCACATTATCAACACGCCTTTGGATGGATTACAGAAGTAACGGTAATTCTGCCTGGATTCCATACACAGTCTTCCTCCAGGCCACTCGGGACCATTCCACAGTTGGGAGGAACCCACGCGGTGTTATAACCATGGTTATGCCAGGTCTTCTGGAGTGGGTGTCCTTGGTAGGAAATCTTCTTCACCTTGCCAACTCTAACCTTCAACTTCAAAACTACACGCTGATTTTCAGGTAGATGGAGAGGGTAGCTGCTGGCCTTCCTAAGGTCACGACTGACATACACACCACGGCCCAGCATTCCATCTGCGGACTGACAGAATCCATGAGCCATTATTTGTTGTGCTGCCTGCCTTGATGTTCCATGATACATGGTGTATACTCCATCTCTTCTTGGTTTTGCAGCGCTTTCCAGACGTGGAGTATCGTCTGGAGTGACATCATCCTCAGCCCACATGGTTCTGTTGACAGTACACTGCCTGTAATGAAACTGGAAAACAGAAATCAAGATGAAATTAAAttgatttcagtgttttatgaagggggggtgcggtgatgcagtgggttggactgggtcctgctctccggtgggtctggggttcgagtcccacttggggtgccttgcgacggactggtgttccccccccccccccccccaaccctatgccctgagttgctgggttaggctccagttccctgcaaccccgtatgggacaagtagttcagaaagtgtgtgtgtgtgtttaatgaagGAGAATTTAATGTGACATCTGATACAGTATTTGCCTACAGTAACATTTACTCTGAACACCCGATTCTGTACCGTGCATTGGATGTGTTTACCGTCTTGCATGGTTGCAATATGCAATTAACTTAAAATATAAGTTGTAAattctattttaaaaagtatgtaACATGGAATACTTATCTTTTCCAAATTCTCCTCGTTTTGTAAGTAAACActggctaaataaatacataaaacgGAATTAAGTTCTACTAAAACTTTGTGTCATTTGTGAGTAAAATACTTTTGaacttatattttcattatcttGTAAATTTCAAAAatctacaaaaacaaaactgtgacTTTATTCCTGTTTATGTATCTGATAAGCAAGTTTGGTTCCATccattatgtttttctttcattctcttcTGATTTTCTAAACTCTGTTGTGTAGTAAGTTTTACTTTGTCAAAAACATCATTTCCAAATTACACATAGTAGTTCCAAATGTTGTAATTGTTACACAGAATATGTCACATTACATGTGCTTTGCACAAAAGACACATATTTAcaccaaatatttaaatatatatacatattgtaataataatgcattaatggataaataaacTTACCAAATTGTTTAGTTTTCAGTGTTTAGTTTGTCAAGCCTTTCACTTTAATCGGCTTTCGGAATATGACACAACACACTTGCAAAGGTATGGGTTTGGGCACACCCAGTGAAGATGCGCAGCACACAGATCTCTGTGGCCTGAGGCTTTTATAGAGCCCATGCAGGAAGGGGCTCATGTGTTGGAATTGTTTACTCAAActatcttcctttttttttccactggtggGGGAAGTACAGAAGTTAACATATACAAAGAGTTTCTCGCCCACAAAAATGAGGGTTCATCTCTCTGAACAAATCtgaaaggtttttcttttcttttttaatgtgctcAGATACTTAAGGTAAATTCACTTAATAAACGTTCTTTTCGGAGCCATCTCTAAGTCCTAAAGAAAGACATTAAATGCTGACTAACATCTCATGCCAGTATGACAAAGTTACACAGGTTGAAATTGcctgtcccaaacagggtcatagtgagccagagcctaacccaacaccACAGGACATAGGGCtggaagagaaaatacacaggagagggcaccagtctgctgcaaagcaccccaagcaggatttgaaccccagacccaccagaaagtagaCACAGACCAAACACacagtgccaccacaccaccctggTAAGGAAGTTAGGATTTTCTTAATTAATCTGGTTTATTAGCGCATCAAATTCATTACCAACAGTTTAAAAACAGTTCATGTTGCTCTCTGACAATCAGGGAGTTTTTCAACAACTTCATTCATTCTTAGTCCATTACTACTGTTCTGCCATTGAACAGCTCACAACACAGTATACTAATTGAGAAAGCATAGCTGTATTTtaaacaatactgaaaaaacaTCATACATGTATCAATGTGTCAATATCTAATAGCTGCCCCTACTCGATGCTGTCACGCTTCCCTGTTGGTTAAAGGAACACAACTGCAGAGAGCTTTCTGACAATAGGAGGAAACATGTCTCGGGGCCCTGAGACTGTATGTGGGACCTTGGACCAATAGACATGGAGGAAAACCCTGATGAGGTGGTGGTGGTCACTGTGGCCGTGGCTTGAATTCATGATCAGATGAATCATCGACCAAAATCTAGGGCCTTGATCCGAAGGACTGAGAATAAAGGGGCAAGAAGCAAGGAAGGCCATAtggtctcaaatgagattctgcaacgtTTGCATTTTGGGCCACATTCTTTTAAAGACTGTTTTAATAAGAAGCAGGTGTGCTGAGACCAGTTAGATGTGACCAGAGTAGCACCTCTTACGGTCATTGCGAATGTTactccccccttccccctccccccaggagCAGCTCCAGATGTTCTCTGTAGCCCGGACAGAGGGCGACCATGGGGGTGAGGAGCAGATCAGTCAGGATGGGCTTGTAAACATCACAGACCCTCTATTGCAACTGGGTCATTAACGTTGCTGAACTGTATGTACTTTATGTATTCCAGATAAGGAcactttcagtttcatttcaccCAGCACTCTCACAATACTGTTTTCCTAGAAAAGGTGTGGCTTCACTTCTGCAGAAGTTACTCAATTAATTCTTTTTAATTGCTTATTTATTGTGGTCTCATTTTCATCACCGAAACTTCAGTGCACCAGCAAATGTTGACCTCAAACAAGTAGTTCTATTCTCCAAACATCTGAAAGCAACAACATGTACACTAAATGTTAAACTTCCTGTATGATATTTTGGGACAAAAGAATGATCTTTCTAAGATTAAAACTCTGCTCATTGTAAGACAATTCTTAAGTAAAGCAATGTTGTCTCCACACTACTTCAGTCAAGTAGGAGCATGAAATATGAGGAGTTTcaattcatccatccaatttcagttaCTCCTTTGACAtgatcagggttgcagtgatccagagcctgcATCAGAATCTTTTGGTGTAAACTGGGGTGGGgtcacccagggcgggatgtcAGTCCTTCACAGTGTGATGAGAAGTTtcactaaattaaattaaatgaaattaaacctAATCCAATTGTTTAACGTTTCCCTTTTATATtagtgtttgtctttttttttggtctgtgttttattgcaggacaaatttgttgcatttcctttttcataaGTCATCATGAATGGTGAAACCATTTTGACTTAAGTGTTTTTAtttcggggggcgcggtggcgcagcgggttggaccgggtcctgctctccagtgggtctggggttcgagttctgcttggggtgccttgcgatggactggcatcccgtcctgggtgtgtcccctccccctctggccttgcgccctgtgttgccgggtaggctccggctccccgcgaccccgtctgggatgagcggttctgaaagtgtgtgtgtgtgtgtttttatttcacattataaATAAGACGAAATGTCACATTCTGTCCTCACTGTGCATGACTGCATTTGATGCCAAGTAACCATTTTTACGGAGTTCAAAGATGAATCTAACTTTAGATTTAATGTGAGCAAATTAAATAACCTGTAATGTTGGgcattaagcagatgcttttctccaaagcaatgtcaCAGGAAAATACGTataatgagtgcattacatcgacagaaagacagacctggatgcagacacgtaaTTCTAaggcacagttaatttgttactttccaccatatgaatcaagaGTGTATGTTGCTGTGTAATTTAgctggatatatatatatataagagtGATACTCAACAATACTCAACATGTCATAAGAAGTGCTAACATTAAGCCAATGACATCTTTCTAAATGAATTTGATGTCATTCATATATTAACAACAATATATGAAGTAATTTAGCTAGACATATACATGAAAGATTACCACTCCTCATCTCAACTGTGAGTATAGTACGTATAGTGCATTGCATCACATGTTTTTGGATAGATTACACCTATAACAGTAATTCTGCTGGGATCCCATACACAGTCTTCCTCCAGGCCACTCTTGACCATTCCACAGTATGGAGGACACCACGCGGTGTCATAACCATGGTCATGCCAGGTCTTCTGCAGTGGGTGTCCCCGGTAGTCAATCCTCTTCACCCTGCCAACTCTAACCTTCAACTTCAAAACTACACGCTGATGTTCAGGTAGATGAAGAGGGTGCCTGCTGGCCTTCTGAAGGTCACGACTGACATAAACACCACGGCCTAACATTCCGTCCACGGAGTGACGAAATCCATAGACCATTATTTGTTGTGCTGACTGCCTTGATGTTCCATGAGACATGATGTACATTCCATTTTCTATAGGTTCTGTACAGCTACCCAGACATGGAGTACTGCATGGAGTGAAATCATCCTCAGCCCACATAGTTCTGTTGAAGGTACACCTCCTGTAATGAAATTAGAAAATAGAAATCAAGCTGAGATTCAGctgatttcagtgttttatcaAGAAGAATTTAATGCCTACGGTGACATCGATACAGTATTTGCCTACAGTAACATTTACTCTAAACACCCAATGCTGTACCATGCATCTGATGTGTTTACTGTCTTGCATGGTTGCAATTTACAATTAACTTAACTTAAAATAGAATTTACTTAAGTTGTAAATTCTATTTTAAAACTTAATAAATGTCACATGGAATGCTTATCTTTTTCAAATTCTCCTTGCTTTGTAAGTAAACActggttaaataaatacataaaatgcaattaagtTCTACGAAAACTGTGCCCcatttgtgaataaaatactttcgaatttacatttacatcatctTGTAAACTTCAAAAATCTACAAAAACAAACTCTGACTTTGTTCCTGTTCATGTATCTGGTAAGCAAGTTTGGTTCCATccattatgtttttctttcattctcttcTGATTTTCTAAACTCTGTTTTGTAGTAAGTTTTACTTTGTCAAAAACATAATTTCCAAATTACAAATAGTAGTTCAAAATGTTGTAATTGTTACACAGAATATGTCACATTACATCTACTttgcaaaaaatacacatatttacatcaAATACGCACgcattctctgaaccgcttgtcccatacggggtcgcggggaaccagagcctacccggcaacacagggcggaaggccggagggggaggggacacacccaggacgggacgccagtccgtcgcaaggcaccccaagcgggactcgaaccccagacccactggagagcaggacccggtccaacccacggcaccaccgcgccccctattaTTTacatcaaatatttaaaaaaaaatatattgtaataagatggtgcagtggcgcagtgggttggaccgggtcctgctctccagtgggtctggggttcgagtcccgcttggggtgccttgcgacggactggcgtcccgtcctgggtgtgtcccctccccctccggccttccgccctgtgttgccgggtaggctccggttccccgtgaccccgtatgggacaagcggttctgaaaatgtgtgtgtgtgtgtgtatattgtaataataatgcattaatacacacatacacactttttttttggtggtcgCCGTGGCAGTGGTTTGAATTTATGATCAGATGACTCGTGGACCAAAAGCTAGGGTCTTGATCCGAAGGACTAAGAATAAAGGGGCAAGAAGCAAGGAAGGCCATAtggtctcaaatgagattctgcaacgtTTGCATTTTGGGCAACATTCTTTTAAAGACTGTTTTAATAAGAAGCAGGTGTGCTGAGACCAGTTACATGTGACCAGAGTAGTGCCTCCTACAGGCATTGTGAGTGttactccctccctcccccccccccaggagcagCTCCAGATGTTTTCTGTAGCCCGGACAGAGGGCGACCACGGGGGTGAGGAGCAGATCAGTCAGGATGGGCTTGTAAGCATCACAGAACCTCTATAACAACTAGGTCATTAACTTTGCTGAACTGTATGCACTTTATATATTCCACATAAGGAcactttcagtttcatttcaccCAGCACTCTCACAATACTGTTTTCCTAGAAAAGGTGTGGCTTCACTTCTGCAGAAGTTACTCAATTAATTCTTTTTAATTGCTTATTTATTGTGGTCTCATTTTCATCACTGAAACTTCAGTGCACCAGCAAATGTTGACCTCAAACAAGTAGTTCTATTCTCCAAAAATCTGAAAGCAACAACATGTACACTAAATGTTAAACTTCCTGTATGATATTTTGGGACAAAACAATGATCTTTCTAAGATTAAAACTCTGCTCATTGTAAGACAATTCTTAAGTAAAGCAATGTTGTCTCCACACTACTTCAGTCAAGTAGGAGCATGAAATATGAGGAGTTTcaattcatccatccaatttcagttaCTCCTTTGACATtgatcagggttgcagggaTCCAGAGCCTGCATCAGAATCTTTTGGTGCAAACCATCGTAGTGTCCATCGTAGTGTGATgagaagtcacacacacacgcacacacacgcacactcacgcactctgaaccgcttgtcccatacagggtcacggggaaccggagcctagcccgacaactcagggcgtatggctggagggggaggggacacacccaggacaggatgagAAGTTTCactaaatcaaattaaattgaactaaattaaattaaatacaatcaaattttttaaagtttctctCTTGTATCAgagtttgtcttttatttttgtctgtgttttattgcaggacaaatttgttgcattttctgtttcataaGTTATCAGGAAATGGTGAAACCATTTTGACTCAAGTGTTTTTAGTTCACATTATAAATAACAGGAAATGTCACATTCTGTCCCTCACTGTGCACAACTGCATTTGATGCCAAGTAACCATTTTTAAGGAGTTCAAAGATGAATCTAACTTTAGACTTAATGCGTGCGAACACAATAACATGTAATGTTGGGCATTATCTACAGTCCCACCAATATCCAATGAGCGTAAAAAAGTCAGCACCAGACAATCATTCTTACCATCATGGGAGAGTGTTGAAACTGATCTTTTTTCACATCATTTGTGAGAAATGGAAGTTTCAATAAAGGCACAATAAAGCTTCAAAACTGTTTATTCCAGAAAAAAACCAGAATGGGAATTAATcaataaaacatgaagaaaagctAACATGAAGCCAGTTATTTTGTAATGAATTTGCTATCATTCAGATATCATCAGCATTGCACTacattacatctattcatttagcagatgcttttctcaaaagcaacacacacacacacacacttccagaaccgcttgtcccagacggggtcgcggggaaccggagcctacccggcaacacagggcataaggccggagggggaggggacacaaccaggacaggacaccagtccatcacaaggcaccccaagtgggacttgaaccccagacccactggagagcaggacccagtccaacccactgcgccactgcaccccctcaaaaGCAATATCACAGGAAAATATAATGAGTGCATTACCTTGATGGAAAGAGAGACCTGGAAGCAGACATGTAGTTCTAAGGCACaattagtttgttactttccaccatataaacctaGGGTGTATGTTGCTGTGTAATTTGCCTGGACATATATATGAAAGAGTGATACTCAACAAAAAACTCTTCATCGTTCAAGCACACAGATAGATTGCAccactatatattttttatcttttattagcccactctacttttattatctgtgtcttgtcactgtcattctgtctgtgctgtggaagtttgtcaccaagacaaattccttgtatgtgtaaacatacttggcaataaagctcattcattcactcaatAACAGTAATTTGGCTGAGATCCCATACACAGTCTTCCTCCAGGCCACTCTTGAGCATTCCACAGTTGGGAGGACACCATGTGGTGTCATAACTACAGTCATGCCAGGTCTTCTGCAGTGGGCATCCTTGGCGGTCAATTTTCTTCACCCTGCCAACTCTAACCTTCAACTTAAAAACTACAGACTGATGTTCAGGTAGAGGGTACTTGCTGGCCTTCTGAAGGTCACGACTGACATAAACACCACGGCCTAACATTCCATCTGCAGACTGACGGAATCCATGGGCCATTATTTGTTGTGCTGCCTACTTTGTTGTTCCATGATACATGATGTAGGTTCCGTTTTCTCTTGGGTCTGTACAGCTACCCAGACATGCACCAGGAAGTGGATTAAAATCATGCTCAGCTCACATAGTTCTGTTGGAGGTACAGGGGTtgaatgaaaatagaaaataaaatagtaCCTAAAATAATGAATATCTTTGGCTTGCATGATGCATGTACTTATAACTACATCCAGAATATTGCTGGAaggattgttttaaaaattaagcttGCAAAAGTTTTCAAGCCCCTTGAAAGTTGGCACCATTTTCTAGATTTTAAAAGTGTCACGTTAAAcatagggagccgggacggctggaccgAAGTGCAGCGTCATTCATCCAGagtcgagggatgaggcaagttctcagtgtCAGGGACAGATGAAGGATCAGTCGattggcggtcagggtcaggacgaagatccatgagcgaggtcagaggacttagcgaagggtctgTCGAGCgacgaacaggacaggaacgaggatccatggacgtggtcgggaaacgaggTGGAGAGTCAAAGCCAGAGAAAGTGAACTGAGAGTTAGCGATGTTTGTGAATGAAGCGTCACAAGGAAGAgcggttgtccctgatgagattccgcaaaggtatgggagctgcggagtgtcttttaaagggtagggaGATAGTTAGGTGCTGgaccggagtcaggtgctgtcgactaagttgtgggcgtggatgtgacagtacctcTCTCCGTAAGAGTGGCTCCAGCTGCCCTGCAGCACTTGGAAGGTGGGCGGCCCCAGGGGCAAGGCACCGGTTTATCTGGATGGTCTCAGTGGAATTCGAGGATGGGAGATGGATCGAAGATGTCGCGGGCTGGCACCCAGCTGCATTCTTctgggccatacccctcccagtccaccaggtagtaAAGCCCCCCATACCAGCGCTTGGAATCAAGGAGTGCGCGAACAGTGTAGGTATCTTCCTCCTCCACGTCTGGTGGAGGATTCGTCGGTTCACCCTGGGTGGCCTGGAGCATGGAAGTACTGTAGGGGTCTGAGAAGGGAAACATGGGGTTGATGCGCAAGTGAGGAGGTAGCTGTAATCGATAAGTGACTGGGGTAAACTTCTGCAGGATCTTATAGGGACCGATAAACCgagggctgagcttcttggagggcAATTTCAGGCGAATGTCCCTCGTGAACAACCATACCCGTTGCCCTGGCTGGAAGGATAAGGTGCAGAGATTTCGGTCCGCCTGTTCTTTATACCGGCAGATGCTTTGCTGGAGGTGGTCCCTCACTGCCCGCCAGGTGGTCTTGCTTTGCAGGTACCAGGTATCCACAGCTGGGACCTCTGAGAATGCAGGGTGCCGGGGAACAAGGGAGGCTGGTAACCAAGGACGCACTAGAAAGGGGACAGGCCCGTGGAGGAGTGAGAGAGGAAGTTATGGGCGTATTCGGCCCAGGGCAGGAAACGCAACCACTGGTCTTGGTCCTTTCCACTGTAGCCCCTCAGGAAGTGGCCAAGGTCTTGGTTCAGATGCTCCCCTTGTTCATTAGCCTGAGAATGGGTCCCTGAAGTGAGGCTCACAGATACTCCAAGCTTCTGCCAGAATGCCTTACAGACCCTGGACACGAACTGAGGGCCCCAGTCAGAGACAAAGACCAAAGACCATTCTGAAACAGAATCTCAACCATGGCCAGGGCAGTGAGGAGTCGGGGCAAAGAAAGTAGACGACAGGACTTGGAGAATCTGTCCAGTGCTACAAGGATCATTGCGTTACCTTCTGAGGGTGGCAGGTCCGTACTAAAGTCCACCGCTACATGAGATCATGGCCTGGCTGGGACCGGATAGGACTCCAACAGCCCTGCCGGTTTCTGATTCAGGGTCCTGGACTGGGCACATGCCTCCACGAATTCCTGTACATCCTCCCGAAAAGAAGGCCACCTGTAAGTCCTCTCAAGCAGGGCCCTGGTCTGTCAGGCCCCCGGATGGCCTGCAGCTGGAGTGTCATGCACCCAGTAGAGTAGCTGGGACCACTTCCTGGGAGGAATGTACTCCTTATCTTCAGGGGTGTCGACAGGACTGGGTTCCTCACGTTGGGCCTGTTGTAGATCCTATGTGAATTGCCAACAAATAGGAGCCACAAAGCAGGTACTGGGCAGAATGGGTTCTGGCAAGTCAGGAGTTGGGTCCTTGTCATAGAGAgtcaccaccgcgccccctattaTTTacatcaaatatttaaaaaaaaatatattgtaataagatggtgcagtggcgcagtgggttggaccgggtcctgctctccagtgggtctggggttcgagtcccgcttggggtgccttgcgacggactggcgtcccgtcctgggtgtgtcccctccccctccggccttccgccctgtgttgccgggtaggctccggttccccgtgaccccgtatgggacaagcggttctgaaaatgtgtgtgtgtgtgtgtatattgtaataataatgcattaatacacacatacacactttttttttggtggtcgCCGTGGCAGTGGTTTGAATTTATGATCAGATGACTCGTGGACCAAAAGCTAGGGTCTTGATCCGAAGGACTAAGAATAAAGGGGCAAGAAGCAAGGAAGGCCATAtggtctcaaatgagattctgcaacgtTTGCATTTTGGGCAACATTCTTTTAAAGACTGTTTTAATAAGAAGCAGGTGTGCTGAGACCAGTTACATGTGACCAGAGTAGTGCCTCCTACAGGCATTGTGAGTGttactccctccctcccccccccccaggagcagCTCCAGATGTTTTCTGTAGCCCGGACAGAGGGCGACCACGGGGGTGAGGAGCAGATCAGTCAGGATGGGCTTGTAAGCATCACAGAACCTCTATAACAACTAGGTCATTAACTTTGCTGAACTGTATGCACTTTATATATTCCACATAAGGAcactttcagtttcatttcaccCAGCACTCTCACAATACTGTTTTCCTAGAAAAGGTGTGGCTTCACTTCTGCAGAAGTTACTCAATTAATTCTTTTTAATTGCTTATTTATTGTGGTCTCATTTTCATCACTGAAACTTCAGTGCACCAGCAAATGTTGACCTCAAACAAGTAGTTCTATTCTCCAAAAATCTGAAAGCAACAACATGTACACTAAATGTTAAACTTCCTGTATGATATTTTGGGACAAAACAATGATCTTTCTAAGATTAAAACTCTGCTCATTGTAAGACAATTCTTAAGTAAAGCAATGTTGTCTCCACACTACTTCAGTCAAGTAGGAGCATGAAATATGAGGAGTTTcaattcatccatccaatttcagttaCTCCTTTGACATtgatcagggttgcagggaTCCAGAGCCTGCATCAGAATCTTTTGGTGCAAACCATCGTAGTGTCCATCGTAGTGTGATgagaagtcacacacacacgcacacacacgcacactcacgcactctgaaccgcttgtcccatacagggtcacggggaaccggagcctagcccgacaactcagggcgtatggctggagggggaggggacacacccaggacaggatgagAAGTTTCactaaatcaaattaaattgaactaaattaaattaaatacaatcaaattttttaaagtttctctCTTGTATCAgagtttgtcttttatttttgtctgtgttttattgcaggacaaatttgttgcattttctgtttcataaGTTATCAGGAAATGGTGAAACCATTTTGACTCAAGTGTTTTTAGTTCACATTATAAATAACAGGAAATGTCACATTCTGTCCCTCACTGTGCACAACTGCATTTGATGCCAAGTAACCATTTTTAAGGAGTTCAAAGATGAATCTAACTTTAGACTTAATGCGTGCGAACACAATA
Protein-coding sequences here:
- the LOC108924759 gene encoding uncharacterized protein LOC108924759 — encoded protein: MWAEDDFTPCSTPCLGSCTEPIENGMYIMSHGTSRQSAQQIMVYGFRHSVDGMLGRGVYVSRDLQKASRHPLHLPEHQRVVLKLKVRVGRVKRIDYRGHPLQKTWHDHGYDTAWCPPYCGMVKSGLEEDCVWDPSRITVIGVIYPKTCDAIAAKPRRDGVYTMYHGTSRQAAQQIMAHGFCQSADGMLGRGVYVSRDLRKASSYPLHLPENQRVVLKLKVRVGKVKKISYQGHPLQKTWHNHGYNTAWVPPNCGMVPSGLEEDCVWNPGRITVTSVIHPKAC